AGGAGAATGTTGATACAAACGCCATAGCAATACAGGCATATGCGCCGTCCGCATTGCTGTAACTTCTGGGGAGGCTGATGTTGTAGCTAATTCCACCATCATTCATAGCCCTAGATGATTGACTGCCGTTGATCCCTCCCTGAACTTTTCTGGGGACAAATGAAATGCCGCGACGCCTTTTCAACCTAGCAGCTGGGCTTCGTAGCAGCACATATTCGATCATTGGTAACTTTAACCATTTGCCTGTGCGGTTATACCAGTGACAGCTCGCCCCCTGAGCGCTGAAAGGCATGACTTGCGTGGCCGATTCTTCCAAGACCAGACGATTAATGAACTCAGTGGCAAAGCCCTGAAGCAAGGTCGTTAGGCGTACTAGAGGGCGTTGTCTCAAAGAAGTGATCAAATTGTTGGCTGCCTGATCAATGATGCCTTCATATCGCATCGCTGAATCCAGAGACCTCCGTCGATCCACCTTGCTCATTAGACTACTTTCAATATCGGCCGACTTCGTGAACGAGCCTTGGGTGAATACGATCCGATCGCCATGTTCAAATATTGGCTACGAAATCAATCAGTACATAGATACGACGGCGATGTGTCATAAAACGTTACTCTTTCACTAGGCCGACCATTATAGACCGGGAAGATGGCCGTAGGATCGGAAACGCTGATAGAACGAGGCCCTAAACGGACGACCTTGCCATATTTCATATGAAGACCGGCTAGACTACAGCCATAGTCGCTTGTACTGCGAGCGTATGTTCTCCACAAGTCAGATAGGCCAGTGAACAGAGGACCTGGAACTGTGCTTAAGCGGGTGTAGTTGCAGAGCGCACGCACGGAGGCCAAAAACCCCAAGATTAAGACCGTAATCACACACACAACCATTGCCGATCCCTGGCGAAAGCACTGCACATCTTCCTAAAGATCCTGTAGAAGCGGCCGAGGTTTGTTGGCTTTCGAATTTGCGAGTACAAAGCCCAACCGTTGCCAAATtgtccccttttcttggGCCGCAATATTCCGAGAGGGAACCCGAACGAAGAAAAA
This window of the Aspergillus oryzae RIB40 DNA, chromosome 8 genome carries:
- a CDS encoding putative cytochrome P450 monooxygenase (predicted protein), yielding MVVCVITVLILGFLASVRALCNYTRLSTVPGPLFTGLSDLWRTYARSTSDYGCSLAGLHMKYGKVVRLGPRSISVSDPTAIFPVYNGRPSERPIFEHGDRIVFTQGSFTKSADIESSLMSKVDRRRSLDSAMRYEGIIDQAANNLITSLRQRPLVRLTTLLQGFATEFINRLVLEESATQVMPFSAQGASCHWYNRTGKWLKLPMIEYVLLRSPAARLKRRRGISFVPRKVQGGINGSQSSRAMNDGGISYNISLPRSYSNADGAYACIAMAFVSTFSSLLKHENVMTRLRSEIDTAFSKGLLSDPPRWQELGKLRYLDAVIKESMRQLPSLGYNREVVTPPEGAIVAGYYIPPGTMMELHSEALRDDPGIYGEDVHTYRPARWLTADLRQRWAMNQNLQQLSTSINDCPKVRVTWLELKKIVVLILLKFNVAAARTSWRRTNSQ